Genomic window (Capsicum annuum cultivar UCD-10X-F1 chromosome 10, UCD10Xv1.1, whole genome shotgun sequence):
taatattttttaatttatctcttttttcatttttttctcaatcctatttttgtcttttatatattttttcttttctcctcccaactcctattttttttcctttattttttagaaaaatggtctgttaccccccaacctttagtcAAAATCTCAACTATACACTCAACCTTTTAATGTGACctattaaccccccccccccccgaacttatttttaccaaatttatTACCCCCCAGTTGCTGACGTGTCACTGAACGTGACTACACACACCCATAGGCGCGTCAGTTGACTTTTTTTCgctttaaaatcattattttttattaccacatcattatttttaataattattatttttttcttaataaatattggcttcttcttctattcttcttcttctcattcttcttctttttcttcttcttcttcttcaatgtcttTAATGGTGCAGCTTCAATGGTGAAATACCAATGAACAGTGACGGcgccaaaaaattcaaaatttcatcgatttttttttttgatgaatttcacgTAATTCGATTCAACATTTTAATTCAACACATTGATTCAACATTCGATTCAGTTTCACGTAATAAATGGCATTCGACTTTTTTGATTCAACATTCTCACATAATtcgagttcttggatgccattgaagaagaagaagaagaagaagaagaagaaatgtcattaatgagttctcacttgaactaagaacttcgattcaaaaaactttaaaaaaaattaaaaacttgaattcttgaataaggagatgaggaagatgataaattaatcttgaatgacattgattagttcttggatgctattgaagaagaaatgtcattgaacccgaattaacttgaaaaaatttaagaacttgaattcttgaatgaggagatgatgaagatgataaattaatcttgaatgccattaatgagttcttggatgctattgatgaagaaatgtcattgatgggttcttggatgccattgaagaagaagaagaagaagaagaagaagaagaagaagaactgaaaaagaaaaaatgaagaagaagaattaaagaagaataaaagaaaaataataattaccattGATGGGTTTTTGGGTGccattgaaaaagaagaagaagaattgaagaagaagaaataaagaagaaaaattgaagaagaagaagaaagaaaaatataattggaaaataataatgttaaattattaatttttttagagtaaaaaaataaaaaatgatgtggcatgaCGTGACGGTGCGTGCATCACACCATATTTGCaatgactggttgtcagtttTGGGGGgtttaataattccactttaaaatagttcagggagataataatttcactttaaaatagttcaggggggtaataggtcacctttaaaggttgagtgtgtagttgataTTTGAGGTAAAGGTTGGGGAGTAACAgactattttctcttatttttttctcaacttttatttttatactaatttttgtttttattttttcttcattttatctttcttctcaatattttttttcctttttgcttccattcaaataacaaattatgtcTCATAAGCAAGAGTTGACTTTATTAtgttgtgtgttgatttatgagatgatctataactcttgcctcttagcccaaggacttttaaacaagttataccccatgagcaagagttgacactacaaTATTGTGTCGTGATGTAtgaaatgttctataactcttccctttagctcaaggactttcaaacaagttACGCCCTATGAACAAGAGTTGTCATTACCATATTGTTTCtagatttatgagatattttataaatctttccttagagacaagacttagcccaaaattttttaaacaacaagttatgcacCATGGACAATAGTTGACACTATCACACTTAACTTGATTTATGAggtgctctataactcttgccttagaggcaagactcaGTCTACAGagttttaaacaacaagttatgctccatggCAAGAGTTAACATTATCACGCTTtgtattaatttatgagatattctataactcttaccttagagttAAAACTTAGTcgaaggactttcaaacaacaagttacgccttATGCGCAAGAGTTGATACtgccacattgtgtcttgatttatgagatgttctataactattgccttagCTAGCCAAAGGAATAAGTTATTTCccatgagtaagagttgacactaccacattgtgtcttgatttatgagatgttctgcaGCTCTTGCTTTAGATGCAATAATTAGCACAAAGACATTCAAACAATAAGTCAACacctcatgggtaagagttgacactatcacactgtatcttgatttatgagatgctctataactcttaccttagatgAAAGACTTAACCTAAGAAGttttaaacaataagttacgtccatggataagagttgatattgtttcttgatttatgagatacgtccatggacaagagttgacattgtatcttaatttatgagatgatctataactcttgcattagaggcaaaacttagctcaagaactttcaaacaacaagttgtgccccattaGCAAGAGTTGATACTGCCACGTTGTGTCTAAATTTATGAGATGTGATATAAGAGGCAAGACATAACACAAGAACTTTTAAACAACAACTCACGCCCTTAAGTTTACTTCGATGTCAAAGAAAGAAATCTCTTTGCGAATTATCCAACTTTCTATTAATTAGCAAAAATAATAGAAGtcgagaaaaaaagaaaaaagagaagaaaaaaagtgagaaaaaagaaagattgtgggtgggtgggtgggtggggggttgtttggtatgaaggaaaatgtttttaatgaaaaatattttcctataaaatgttttcatggaaaacaagttatttttctacttattttcttatatttggttggtgaatcaaaaatattatctagaaaatatttttcaaaaaatattttctagtgctTTGttagtgaatgaaaaaatatttttcagaaaatacattttagtgttttagCTAAAGAGTAGAAAacactttttagaaaaataatttttgacttcaaaaaatatgttttttagggtgtgttcggTATGGAGGAGgaaactattttttataaaaataagttgtttattacttatattcttgtgttcgctatgcaagtaattttttttttttgtaaaactatttgtatatatataacaaaaaataatgagaatgaaTTGGATAAGAAGGATGAGGtaagaaaaagattttaaaactttttaaaaaaataaattttaaaaaattgtttattttttttggagggaGTGGGGTTGGTAAGGCCGGAGAGGGGAGGAGGGGGAGGCAGAATAGGTGGTAGGGCTAGggtaaggaaaaaaaatttaaataaatttaaaaattattttcttttgggagggGGGGATAGTAGGGGATGGGGTTTGGGGTCAGGGAGTGAGAgcggggtaagaaaaaaattaaaattttttagaatATAGATTTGAaaactatttcatattttaggaGGTTAGGTGGtaggggtggggggtggggtaataaaaaagtttgaatttttttaaaaaaataaatatttttttggaggAGGGGATGGTAGGGGTCGGGGTAGgagatgaggtaagaaaaaaattgaaaagattttatataaaatcaaatatcttttttGGATTGggcgggggagggggggggggtgggggggagaTTGGAGGTCGGGGTAGGGGTAGataattttgagagttgtatgaacatttcaactcGAGAGTGAGGttgaaaaagagttttgaaaaatatttttcttactttttgaatgaaaatcatttttcttaaatttgagaaaaatgagttgatttgcaaaatactttttaaaacgtttaagccaaccaaacataaaaaaaaaatttgaaaacttcATACCAAACAACTCtaagaagaaaaagtaaaaaaaagaaaaaaaaaaagggttaagaaaaaaaaagaagataaaaataaaaaagataaaaaaaatattggttaaatttttttaaaaataaaatacaaataaagtttgaaaaaatgaaaaagaaagatagaatgtcaaaaagaaaaaaaaaattaaagattgatacaaataaattaaaaaataatgtttggaacaaaatagaaagaaaaaaagaaaagaaaataaagactgTAAAAGgtgaattaaaataagaaaaaaatttaaaaatcaaaattaaagtaagaaaaaactaaaataaaggaggaaaaaaaatattaggaGATCTTTAGGGCTTAGCTTATGAATTTGCATAAGTTGGAcctttattcttttaaaaagCAGCCCACTTGCTCCtccattttttttgaattatataaatAGTGTGCATTTTTCATTTTGGCGCCCTTCACTACAGCTTCTCTAACAAGCTTCTACCTTCACTATTCTTCTTGAGTCATGACCCGAAGAGGATCCATGGTTCAAAACCCGGCCGTCAAATCAGTATGTTACCTTCTTCTTcctcaatgattttttttttcctttttgaatttCAAAGTGGAGATTTgaagtaattggtaaagttgttgttaCGTGACCAGGAGATCATGTATTTTAAGTCTTAGAAATAGCTTCTTGCAGAAATACAGGATAAGACAATGTAGAATCGGCCCTTCCCCAACCCCACACATAGTGCACTGGTCTGCCTTTTGTTGTGGTCAGGGGCGTACCTAGGTTCAAAATTGTGGTGCTGTGGCACCTGTTAAACCCAGCGCAGaatatgtataattatataaggAATGTATAAAAATTGGCATAAGATGGAAAAAGTACTAGTTAAATCAAGAAGATAGCTGGTTGCTTTGATTTTGAGGAGGCGGAATGTTAAAGTTTTGGATGTTAATATGTGTGTTTGAACCTCCCGAGCATCCACGACTCCTGAATCCTGGGTCCACCACTGGTTGTGGTGTCAGAACTGATGTTAGGATTGGTATAAAATTTTGTGAATAATCGTATATTActtgaaattagatatgaatatGACCTAAATTTGGTGATTTGAAATCATTATTCATCTGGCTTTTGGTGGATATATGAAAATGCTTTACTTTTGGGAAATcattttcttgagttttcttattTATACAAGTTTTGGGAATTTTCAGTAACTCAGTTGGCGCTATCTGAACTTAGTTGAGATGCGAGAGCTTCCTTAATTTATCATTCGTTCATTTCTTTAGAATGTTCATGAGCCTTAAGCACAATCCCCGGGCTATGCACTTTAACAATAATAAACCTATCTGGTAACTGAATATTCGTAATGCAACTCTAACTGCGTCCAACTTTTCTTATGATGCATATCAGCGGCTTTCAGCTGTTCAATTAGTTTGTGTACATCAATGCGAAGGACAATTGAGCACATTTTCTACAGATTCTCAAAAATGTTGTACCCTTGTTTCAGGTTGGGAACTTCAGTACTAGATTCTCTTTGCCATCCTTTCTAAAGCGTGTTAGGAAGTTGACTGATAGTCAAAAGGATGCCATAAGTAGGACTGGGTTTGGAAAGTTGCTCCTCATTCCGACTCAAATGCTTTCCAAAAACCTACTGGTTGAACTGATGGAAAGATGGGATATCAAAAAACGTGCTTTTGTACTTCATCCCGGTGAGATAACCACATCTCTGCTGGATGTTGCACTAATTTTGGGATTACGAGTTACAGGAAATCCTGTTCTTTTACGAGAAGATACACCTTTCTTAGATCTAGAAAGAGAATATAGTGTTTCCCTGTGGAATAGAAAAATCACGGTTGCATCATTAGAACAAAGACTCGATTCCCTCGCTGAgacaaccaatgaagattttgtGAGGTCTTTCTTGTTATACATGTTTGGAACTTTTCTTTTTCCAAATACAAATGGCAAAATTGATTCTCGATATGTATATCTTCTCCGAGACATGGATAAAGTGAACAGTTTTGCTTGGGGAGCAGCTGTTCTTGCAGATGTATTTCACTGGTTGTACAAGAGAAAGAAGGAAAAAGTACAGTATGTTGGAGGTTGTCTTATTTTTCTTCAAGTAAGTTTAACAATTGctagtttttattttaatgacCTCATTTAATTTGTGTGTTACGTATGTAACAACTCTGTTTTTGTTGAAGAGTATTTATGACAAATGATACATTATCCACTCTATTAACTCCAAACAGAAACCTCAAGTCTTTACTGGTATTTGAATAGATATGGTGCTTTGAACACATTGACATTGCTCGTCCACGTTTAATGAGCTCTAAGATCCCCCGTGTCTGCAATTGGGAAAGTACTAAATCTCATCATAGACAATGGTTCACTACCAAATTCAAAGAACTAGAGACTAATCAGGTAATAAGATTAACAACTGTTCTGTTCCACTTTGTCTGATCTGAATTTATTTCTGTCATTTCAGTCGTGAGAAAATCGTGCCTTTGTATCTTGGGAAGTCTTAATGAACCATAGAACTTTCTTTGGTTATTTTGGTCTTCGGAAGTGATATATTAGCAAAAACGATCATTCTTTTTCGCGTATGCCTTCTTTCCTATAATTCCTAATGCaagaaatagagagaaaaaaatgaagagacCCTCTAGTGTATTTTTTCATGTTGCTGGTATTGAGAATGggaagtaaaagaaaagtttgAGTTAGTTATTATCTATTTCACAGACAGCAGTAAATGAAACGATAATTAGAAATATGAAGGAGAGGCTTTCTGATATTTccttttcaatgttatttttctttcttttcccttCCATCTGTATGTACATTTTCCCTCAGTTGTTGCCTTCTTATCTTCTATTCCTAGCTTCTCAAACACATCAAGTTTGTGTTCTCATCAATGTCAAACAGCGATTCTGGAAGCATGGAGAATTTTATTATGCTTCGGAAAATTAACTTCTAGACGCTCTCGTTCTCTTTCCAGATAATTTGGAACCTTGAACTGACCTCGGATGAGTCCAATAGTGACATAATCAAAGAGTTGCTGGAAGCAGAAAAGAGAACATGGCCTGGCATGAACCCACAATCTTCAGAGGATACATCGTCACATATTGTAAGTCTTTCTTCCTCTTGCCATATATATTTGATCTTCAGGCTCTTTTAACCAAATAAGTAACAATAATGATCCATATGTGTTTGCATGTATCACTAGTAGTCTTCAATGCTTCCGTTGTTAACTTTGTAATGTTGTGTTTAGTTCTGTGGCTGGTCTTTATGTTCGGTGAATAGTGGAAATCATTATTCCCTCCAATCTTTATGGAATGATTTGACCCCCACTCCTAGCGTGCTAAGCCGTAGTATGTTTCCTATGAAGATCCTTGCCAGTGTGCCAAGCGTCCTCCCAACAGTCTAAGGTCATGGTCTGGATTAATGAACTTGTCTCGTCACCCTAACCTAAGAGTATTTACTTGTAAGAACAAATTTTTACTGAACCATTCCTATatcatatatatgtgtatgtgtaaaTACAGGTAgcgtgtatatatattttatatggaGATGGGATtcatttgtttctttttattcttgCTCGGACTGGATGATTAAAAATTATCCTTTCCCTCGGGGTATGGATCTATAAGAATTCACCTATCCCAATAACAAAAAAATCTGGCttgaattattttctttgttaaaaaaaaactttttgttgATCAACTTCTTTCATTAATAGGACCATACTGTGAAAAGTGGATTCCAGTCAATGGGTCGTTTGATTGTTGACCTGGAAGCTGTATCAGAGACTGAAAATTACAGAGTGGCACATAGAGTGCAAACTCTTTCTTCTGATGAAAGTTTGCCTGAAACTGTATCAAGATCTTCTGCGTGCCACTATTTGGGAAAAGAAAATGAACTCTCAGAGCATCCACAGATTTCAGGAGCAGATGTCGCTATAGTAATCAGCAGTGATGTGAGCTGataatctttttgtttttcctttatatatttgtttgtttgttgttattgtttgttTATATATCTGTTTTGCTTGAATATCGCTAAATGCAGGGATGTTAATGTCTGTTTATGCAGGATGATTGGGAGGATGATCTGCAGAAGAAAAGCCAAACTCTGGAAGAGCAGATAGTTCATCTAAAGAACAAAATTGGTGAGTTGACGAGAGAGAACAAAATTCTGAAAACCCAACTATTCTCAAGTCTGAAGTTTGAAGAGCAGAACAAGAAACTAAAGGATGAAATTGAAAATCTACGGCAAGAAAATGAAGAATCGTGTGTATCAACCAACTCTCTCGTGACTCGATTAGTAAAACTTGTCTTTGATGAGATCACGGATACATAAAGATGTATTTGACATCTTCATCATCAAAGTGATGTACTGATCAAAATGTAAATACAAGTACAGTTCATAGGGATTTCCAGCTTGCGTATGGCAATAGAGATGAGAACTTAAGCGTTGGATAAATAAGAATTTAGTCTAGCTACTGACAGAGAATTTCATATATTGATTTTATAAGCTATTTAAATTACCCATTGTTTGCTGTATGAAGGGACAAGAGTAGTGAATGAACCATTGTGGTTTGTGTATCGACTACTTTATCAAGTGTTTTCGGGTTGTATTTTGAATGGGTTAGCCCATTCTTGTtttttaacttttgattattaataaaatacaaattaaaccaaacaaaaaaaaaaagtgttttctgATGCCTTAGCAGTTGTAACTCTGCTAGTGATTTTACTTGACTGCAGTTGTTCTTGAATTGTTCTCTTATTAGCTGGAAGTAGCATTTCCTACATATTACTTCACAAAATGAAAACATACAATTGTGCCAAAATTTGAAGAGATTTACACATCATAACTACCTAGTATACATCCTTCTCCGAAGAGAACTACACCATCAAACGAAGAGGGTAAAAACATGCACAAGAAGAAAGCCCGAACAATATACACCTAAACACCCCCATTACTTCCTTGTAGAACCAAATGCAGCATGTTCAGAGCCAGTATCAACTAATAATTTAACAAGGAATACTTCAATCTCAAAACAATTCTCCCCTTTTCAACACCGAGTTTTCCTCCTGTCACCAACCAGTGGCCAGGAGGATCTTGAGGCCCCTTGCTCATCTCAGTCATGTCAACAAACTTTGACAACTTATTGCCTGTAATATTCTCTCCTGTAACAGAACTTGCATCACCGTTGTTACTCCCACAATTGACCTGTTTGTTCGACTTATCATTTGGGCTGTGGTCCCACAGTGATCTTCGTATGGTGCATCCTGGTAGCCTAGAATACAAAAGCTTCATATACAACACATTTCTTGATCCAAAGTCCCATACCCCAAGCTGTGCTCCTGTCACTATGTACACGCCAGAGAGATCATCCCCTATAAAAGTTTCAGGGCACTCAATTGGTGCAGTACTCACATGGGAAAAGTTCTTCCATTTCACTGGCTCAAACCACCTACTATCTTGCTCTTCAGGGCCCTGCCACTTTGGAGCGCCAATTGCTACATGAGTATCCCAACATGGCAGAAGGATCTTAGGAAGGGAAGTCAGATGCTGAAGATAGATGCATAATCGATTTGACTTGGAACCTTCAAGATTTAGCCGCATGCCAGTCACAGGCTTACGCCCCACCGACACCTGTAGTAAAACAACATCAGCTCAGAGCATTGATAGTTTAGTAAATGGGAAAAGAAAGCACGGGATGGATTAAAACAAGACTGTCAGATGAAGATACATGTAGGTTTGCACTAACAAAATCAGTCCAAAGTGAGGGAAACATTAATAGCTAAAAATGAATGACTTTCAATATGTTCTAATCCTTGACTTCAAAGTTAATTTAAACTTATTATATAAATTACAATTCTTTTAATCTAAATGGAACAAGAAAATCGGTAAAAGGTAGCACACTGAATGAAATCGACTAACAATGAAGCAAACTAATGGACCCTTAGGTTGTAACACTAAGGACCAACATTGATCTATGATTGATAGCTTTGTTGGAGATATATTTGAGTCTGCACTATAACTTATCATTTTCTCCATCAGTATAAAATAAATTAGCATTGACAAAAAAAGTCTATTCCCAAATTCAGAAATCAGCATACTTGTTCTTGGCTAACATAGAGCTTTTGTCCCATCATGCTGAACTGCAGATGTGGGCAAACAGGTTCCT
Coding sequences:
- the LOC107844948 gene encoding uncharacterized protein LOC107844948 isoform X1, with amino-acid sequence MTRRGSMVQNPAVKSVGNFSTRFSLPSFLKRVRKLTDSQKDAISRTGFGKLLLIPTQMLSKNLLVELMERWDIKKRAFVLHPGEITTSLLDVALILGLRVTGNPVLLREDTPFLDLEREYSVSLWNRKITVASLEQRLDSLAETTNEDFVRSFLLYMFGTFLFPNTNGKIDSRYVYLLRDMDKVNSFAWGAAVLADVFHWLYKRKKEKVQYVGGCLIFLQIWCFEHIDIARPRLMSSKIPRVCNWESTKSHHRQWFTTKFKELETNQIIWNLELTSDESNSDIIKELLEAEKRTWPGMNPQSSEDTSSHIDHTVKSGFQSMGRLIVDLEAVSETENYRVAHRVQTLSSDESLPETVSRSSACHYLGKENELSEHPQISGADVAIVISSDDDWEDDLQKKSQTLEEQIVHLKNKIGELTRENKILKTQLFSSLKFEEQNKKLKDEIENLRQENEESCVSTNSLVTRLVKLVFDEITDT
- the LOC107844948 gene encoding protein MAIN-LIKE 1 isoform X2 yields the protein MTRRGSMVQNPAVKSVGNFSTRFSLPSFLKRVRKLTDSQKDAISRTGFGKLLLIPTQMLSKNLLVELMERWDIKKRAFVLHPGEITTSLLDVALILGLRVTGNPVLLREDTPFLDLEREYSVSLWNRKITVASLEQRLDSLAETTNEDFVRSFLLYMFGTFLFPNTNGKIDSRYVYLLRDMDKVNSFAWGAAVLADVFHWLYKRKKEKVQYVGGCLIFLQIIWNLELTSDESNSDIIKELLEAEKRTWPGMNPQSSEDTSSHIDHTVKSGFQSMGRLIVDLEAVSETENYRVAHRVQTLSSDESLPETVSRSSACHYLGKENELSEHPQISGADVAIVISSDDDWEDDLQKKSQTLEEQIVHLKNKIGELTRENKILKTQLFSSLKFEEQNKKLKDEIENLRQENEESCVSTNSLVTRLVKLVFDEITDT